The genomic region TTCAATGTAAAATACATATGGCCGCTGGAGTGATGTGTGAAATTCGAAATCTCCCCGCGTAGCCAAACGTCCGACAGGACCTGATCCGATTCCAGTTTCATTCGAATATATCGGTTCAGGTCTTTGATGGAGTAGATTTTTTGATCTGCCACAGACAAAACCCTAGGCCAATCCGTGAGCGCGCTTGGCAGCGATCAATGTATTTTGCATCAGCATTGTGATTGTCATCGGACCAACACCACCTGGAACCGGTGTAATTGGACCAGAAACTTCTTTCACACTCTCGAAATCAACGTCTCCTGCCAGTTTGCCATTCTCCAAACGGTTCATGCCGACATCGATAACAACAGCACCCGGTTTCACAAAATCAGCATCCACAAAATTAGCACGGCCGATGGCTACAACTAGAATGTCCGCCTGGCGTGTAATTTCTTTCATGTTGGCTGTACGGGAATGACACATGGTTACCGTCGCATTCTCACGTTGCAGCAACAGCGATACCGGTTTGCCCACAATATTGCTTCTTCCGATGACTACCGCATGTTTACCGGACATTTCCAGTCCAGTACGCTTGATCAGTTCGATTACACCAGCCGGGGTACATGGAAGCAGACTATCGTCTCCAATGACAAGATTACCTACATTCACTGGGTGGAATCCGTCTACATCTTTATCCACGGCAATCGCATCAATAACCGCTTTCTCTTCGATATGCTTCGGTAGTGGAAGTTGAACCAAAATTCCGTTAATGGATTCTTGATTGTTCAGCTTGTCTACCAGCGAGAGCAGATCTTCTTGGGACGTGTTTGCATCTAAGCGATGCACTTCGGAGTAGAATCCGAGGTCATGACATGCTTTTTCTTTATTACGCACATATACTTGGGA from Paenibacillus sp. FSL R5-0341 harbors:
- the folD gene encoding bifunctional methylenetetrahydrofolate dehydrogenase/methenyltetrahydrofolate cyclohydrolase FolD; this encodes MTASIINGKEVSQEIRASMTTEVKQLSEQGVVPGLAVVLVGEDPASQVYVRNKEKACHDLGFYSEVHRLDANTSQEDLLSLVDKLNNQESINGILVQLPLPKHIEEKAVIDAIAVDKDVDGFHPVNVGNLVIGDDSLLPCTPAGVIELIKRTGLEMSGKHAVVIGRSNIVGKPVSLLLQRENATVTMCHSRTANMKEITRQADILVVAIGRANFVDADFVKPGAVVIDVGMNRLENGKLAGDVDFESVKEVSGPITPVPGGVGPMTITMLMQNTLIAAKRAHGLA